The following is a genomic window from Bacteroidales bacterium.
TCGGATGAATACAAATGAAAGCCCTCGGGAATAACAGCATTGAAAGTAATCGTGGAAGTATCGCCGATTTTTACTTTGTCGGGAGTTATCGAATATTTCCACTTTGATGGTGGTATGTTTACTTGTGAAAAAGAAAGCTCAGATGCTATAATTAAAATTAATATTACTCCTGATATTTTTTTTACTTTGTTCAATAATGATTTCATAATAATTTTTTTATAAAAATATTACAATATTTCCAATATTACAATATTTTTTGTTTTATCGTCAACTCTAAATCTGTCATCAATTCTGTGTCCTGCGAGCCATGCGATTTTATTTTCAGAGCATATAACCCACGTATTTTCTTTTTCAACTAAAGAAAATTTTTCGTCAATAAAAAAGTCGCTTAGCTTTTTTCTGTTTTTCATTCCGAAAGGGTAGAAGTAATCACCATTTTCCCACTTTCTTATTTTTAAAGGGAAAGATAATTTATCGGCGTCAAATGTTGCAATATTTTTATTTTTTAGTATTTCGGCATTTTTATTAAAAGCAGCTTTACTGATACTGATTTTAAGTGGTACTTCTATTAAAGTATCATCTAAATTTATTAAATATTCATTTTTTTGTTCGTCATTTATTTTAGTAATAATAAGTTCGCTTCTGTCTTTAATTAAGCGATGAGTTGAGGATAAAAATTGCTTTCCCGAAATGTCGTCAAGATTTTCAATTATGTTTTGAATATTGCTGAAATTAAAGTTAAAAGGGGAGAGGAGTTCGTACAAATATGTTCGCAATGGGTTTACTTTTTTTAGTTCTTCAATAGAAATGGAAATGTAGTTTTTATTAATTATGAGCAGATTTTTTCGCACTTTTTCTATTTCGTTTTTATAAATTTCTTCTACATCTTTTACTCTCTCAATATTACTTTTGATTGTATTGTCAAATTCAGGATGTATTTTTTTAAATACGGGAATAATATCGTGGCGAATTTTATTTCTCACGTATTTGTTTTCATTGTTGGAACTGTCCTCACGGAATTTTAATTTATTTTTCAAAACATATTCTTCAATATCTTTTCGTTTTGCAAAAAGAAGAGGACGTATGATTTTTTTATTTTTTGTAGCAATGCCGTGCAATCCCGAAATACCAGTTCCTCTGAGTATGTTGATGAAAAAAGTTTCAACAACATCATCGAAATGATGTGCTATTGCGACATATTTATAATTTGTGGTTTCGGTGAGCCAATTGAACCAGCCGTAGCGAAGCTCGCGTGCTGCCATCTGGATGGAAATTTTATTTTCCTCCGAATATTTTTTTGTTTCGAAAAGTTCACTAAAAAACGAAACTTTGTATTTGTGTGCTGTCTGTTGCACAAACAACTCATCCATGTCCGATTCCTGTCCGCGTAAACCGAAGTTGCAATGAGCAATACTAAAATTAAATTCAGCATTGTAAAACAAATCGCACATTACAATAGAGTCAATTCCTCCACTGACGGCAAGTATTATCTTGTCATTTTTTTCAAAAAGATTTTCTTTTTTTATAAACTCTGTGAATAGTTTCAGCATGGTGTGCAAATCTACGTTTTTTCACAATTTTAAACAAATCGCAGGAAATTATAAAGAAACATTCTTTACCATGAAACGTGAAATGTATTGTTCGGATGAGCTTTGCAGGATTATAAGATAAACTCCGTCTGAAATGTTTGATGAATTGAAATTGTAGGTATTGTATCCTATGGATATATCAATTTTTTCCTGTTTTATTATATTGCCAATAATATCAACAACTGTGATATTATATGCTTCTTTAGAATTGCTGTAGAATTTGAATAAAAGTTCAGAAAAAGAATTTCCCTGCAAAACCATTAAATTTTTAATATTTTTCAGGTTGTTGTTAATTTTTACCAAACCTACATGTTTTATTTTTCCATCGTAATCTATTTGTGTTAATCTGTAAAAAGAAATTCCGCTAAACGGATAAGTATCTGTTATCAAATAATTGGTTGCTTTAATGCTGTTACCTTCGCTTTTAACACTATCAAAAGGATGAAAATTTATAGCATCAACGGAACGTTCAACAATAAATTTATCGTTATTAATTTCCGATAAAGTTTGCCATGATAGATTCACAAAACCTTTATCTGTTAATGCTGCTTTGAAATAATTCAGTTCAATTGGTAAAGACGAATCTTGTGCGCAGGGTATGAAAGAAACATTATCCAATCCAAAGTCATTACCGCTTGCGGTAGTATTTTTATTTACAATACTTATGTTGGCATTTGTATTAGAGCCGGAATTCCATGTTGCATAAAATTGCTGCCATAGGCATGTTGTGGTTGAAGCATTGAATATTGAACCAAGTAGAACACCATTAACGGAAAACTGTAGCTGAGCCGGATTAGTTGGGTGCACCGAACTAATCCATGTTGTAAAGTAATAAATTGTATTTATTGAAACATTTATGTTTTGCTGCCAAATTCCAACATCGGCTGTTGTTGCTCCATTAATTATCATAAATTTTCCCGAACCGCTTGTTTTATCGGTGCATACCGACCAGTTTGAATGCAAGTCATTAGAATTTGTCCACACAGAATATAAACCTTCTGTCCATAATTCTTGTTTGTATCCCGCTGAATCAGCTCTATATCCGTAACTACTTGTAAAACTCGCGTTTCCGTTTTCGAAATTACCATTTATAACCCGTTCAATTCCAGTTGAATGATAGCCATTAGGGCATTGTGATAATCCTTCACTATAATATACAAGCATTATAAATGATATTATGAAAATAATCAAACCATATTTTTGCCTCGTAGTCATTTTTTTAGTAATTATAGTTTATTATAACAAATATAATAAAAATTACGTTAAAAAGCAAGAAAAATTAGATAAATTTACAATCAATTACATGAAAAATTATTGCAAATTATTAATTGGCTGGATAGCAGTTATTTGCTTAATATCTTGAATTCTGTTCTGCGGTTCTGTTGTCTTCCTTCAGCAGTACTGTTTGTAGCAATAGGTTGTTCGGAACCATAGCCTTTGTATGTAAGTCGACTTTTTGATATGCCTTTTTCTGCAAGGAAATCAACAACGGCTTCAGCTCTTTTTTTTGAAAGAGTTTTGTTATATTCAGCTAAGCCGACATTATCGGTATGTCCTGATATTTCAATTACAAACGTTGGCAGCTGATTAAGGAGATTTACTAAGTTCTGGAGCTCAGTTACAGATTCTTGTCGTAATGTTGCTTTATCAAAATCGAAGAAAACGTTTTTAAGTATTATTTTTTCACCTATTTCATAATCTTCGGTTTTAAAAGCTTTTATGGCTGTCTTACTTTCAACTGCAATCATTGGTTTTTGCAAACTTATATTTTTAATAATAGTGGTCACTGTATCTTTTCCGATATCAAAGATTTCGGTATAATTATTATAATCAGGATAGGTAGCTGTTATTGTATAATTTATTTCTTTTGGAAGAGTAATCGAGAACATTCCTTTTTTATCTGCTTTAAAGTTTGCAATAACTGCCTTTTTATTATTGTCGGTTATTTCAATGTTTGCATCGAGTGGTTTAAATGATAATGCGTCATTCACGGTACCAATGAGAAGAATGTTTTTTTCTTTTTGCTTAAGAATTGTAATCATATAAATGTCCTGTTCACCAAATCCTTCATTTTTTGAAGAAGAGTAATAAGCGTGAATTCCATCATCAGCAGGGTCATAAAACACATCATTATCGGTAGTGTTAATCGGAAAGCCAATATTTTCAGGAGTAGTCCAGTAGCCATCGGGCAATAGTTTGCTGCGGAAAATATCATAGCCGCCCATGCTTTCGTGTCCTGTAGAGCTAAAATACAAAGTTACCCCGTCGTCAAGAATAAAAGGAGAATCTTCATCATATTTGGTATTAATTTCAGGTCCTAAATTTATTGCTTCACCCCATTTACCGTCGAGGTTGAGTTCGGAAGCATAAATATCTTTCCCGCCATAACCGCCAGGTTTATCACTTACAAAATAAAGTATTTTGCCATCGGGAGACAGCGAAGCGTGAGTTTCGTGGTATTTTGTATTTACAGTAGTCCCCAAATCAATGGGAGTAGCCCATGTGGAACCTCTTGCTTTGCTGACATAAATATCACCATTATTTATTTCACCTTTATAAATAAAAAGTTGTTTGCCGTCTTTTGATAAACTTATACTTGCTTCGTGCGAAGGGGTATTGATAGCTGACCCTATTGATTGTGCTTTTTTCCACTTTCCTGATGTATCTTTCTTAGATATAAATATATCCTCATAGTATTTTCCTTCCACATCTTTCAATCCGCCGGTGCTTCTTTCTCTTCTTGAAGTATAAATGAGAGTTTTCTGGTCATGCGAAATAACAGGGGAATATTCGGGAAACATTGTATTTACACTTGCTCCCATATCTTCTATTTTGATGTTTATTGGATTTTTTATTATTTTTTTTGCATTATAGCACATTTCAATTTGTCTTTCAGTATCTTCAATTAAATCATCATTTGTACCTACTCTCAGGTATGTTCTAAACTTCTTGAAGCAATCAATAGCATCATCAAGCTTGTAAGTAATAAGATAAATTTTACCTAAAAAATATAAAGTATGAGCAGGTGCTTTTTTTTCATTGTATTCGCCGTTAAATTCTGCTGTAACATTAGCAGATGCTTTTTTTAAGTATGGAATTGATAGTTCTTTGTTTACAGGTAAATTGAAATAACAAAGTCCGATTTTGAACTGAATGTTTGAATTATTTGGATTAAGTGAATCGAGTTCTTGGAATATAGGTAATGCAGCGTCGAAATTTTCAGCATCAATAAGGTCTTCTGCCTTGCTGTATTTTGTTTTGAATGTTCTTACATCCAATTGTCCTATAACAAAGGATACATTGATGAATAATAAAACAGAAAGAAAGATTATTTTTTTCATAAAAAAATCAATTTGTAAGAAGTCAATCTACAAATATAAATAAACATATAAATAAAAAAACAATTTTTATTTTTTTAAAATATGAGTAATTTGCATAAAGGATAAATCCATATTTGAATTTCCAAAATATTATCCTGCATTTAATTTTTTAATGTAAATTTGCTTTTTTGAGTAATTTTCATGCAGAAGAAAAACAATAAAAAAAGAGTTGTTCCTCCTAAAACAGTTCCCATTGTGAAACAAAAAAGAGGAGAAAGCATATATTTATATTTAAAGATATTCATAATACTTCTTTTAACAGCGGCTGTTTATTCCAATTCAATAAAAAACGATTTTATTACTTCGTGGGATGATTATCCGATAGTAATGGATAATCCTTTAATAAAGAGTATTTCTGCGGAAAACATAAAAACTTTTTTTTCAACTAAAACATTTGTTGGTGCAAACTATCATCCCGTTACGGTTTTATCGTATGCAATAGATTATCATTTTTTCAAACTCGACCCGCACAAATACCATTTAATGAATCTTATTTTTCATCTTTTAAATGTTTTATTAGTGTTTATTCTGGTTTATATTATTACGAAAAGAGATTCGGCGGCAATAATAGTTTCGCTTTTTTTCGGAATACATCCCATGCATGTTGAGTCGGTGGCTTGGATTGCTGAGCGAAAAGACGTTCTTTATACTTTATTTTTCATTATTTCACTTATTTTTTATGTAATGTACATTAAGAAAAATAAAAATTATTTCTATTTGTTTTTATCGTTGATTGCGTTTCTGCCCTCGCTGTATTCGAAGCCGGCTGCGGTTTGCATGCCGGGTGTAATTATTCTTCTTGATTATTACTACAGCAGAAAATTAAATGCAAAACTTATAGTTGAAAAAATTCCGTATTTTATATTAGCATTTATTTTTGGTGTTATTACTATGAATGCGCAAAAGCAATTCGGTGCCTTTAACACTCTTGTTGCATACAATTTTGTTGACAGGATTTTTATGGCTTGCTTTTCGTTAATTTTTTATATTTACAAAATGCTTGCTCCTCTTGGGCTGGCAGCAATGCATTATTACCCGTTTAAAAATAATGGGTTTCTGCCATTCACTTATTATTTATCTGCTTTGGTTATTATTAGCATTTTGTTTGGTGTTTATAAATTTAAAAATTACAGAAAACTTTTGGCTTTCGGGTTTTTGTTTTATTTTGTTACAATTGCCCTCGTTATTCAGGTTGTTCCTGTTGGAAATGCTATTGTTGCTGAACGCTATTCATATATTCCCTACATTGGGTTGTTTTTTATTGTCGGACAATTATACAGCAATATTGAAGATAAAAAACTCAAACTGATGAAGTTTGTAAAATTTTCATTTATTGGTTTATTATTTATCTATACAATATTTTTTTCTTTCTCAACGTGGCAGAGAAATAAAGTATGGAAAGATTGTGTTACCTTGTTTGTCGATGGTGCTAAAAAATATCCACTGAACAGCGAAGCTCATTCGCAGGTTGCTTCTGCTAAAATGAAAATCAAGGATTATGAGGGTGTTATTGAAGCAGCAACAAAAGCTATAAACATAAATAAAAATTGTATTAATGCCCTTTATAACCGGGGAATGTCATTTTACTATTTAAAAAAATATAATGAAGCAATACAGGATTATACCGATGCAATAAGAATAAAACCCCAATATATCGAAGTATACAACAATAGAGGTCTTGCCCGTCAGTATGTTAATGATATTAAAGGAGCGATAGAAGATTATTCTAAAGCAATTGAATTGAAGCCAGATTACATGGAAGCATATATAAACAGAGGTGCATTGAAAAGCAATACTGGAGATTTTCAGGGTTCTCTTGAGGACTATTATAAAGGACTTGCGTTGAATCCTAATGTTCCTGAAATATATAACAATATTGGTTTTTCTTTGTTCAGCTTAAAACAAATGAAAGAAGCAAACTCATATTATTCTAAAGCAATTCAATTGAATCCGAATTTCATGATGGCTTATTTTAACCGCGGAAATGTCAAATTTTATACAAGTGAATTTCGCAGTGCCATTGATGATTACAATGAAGCACTGAAAATAGATAATACGTATTCTAATTCATATGTTAATCTTGGACTTGCAAAGTACAGGTTAAATCTGAAAAGCGAAGCATGCAATGACTGGCAGAAGGCAATTAATATGGGAAATTCTCAGGGGACTATGATGTATAAAACTTACTGCAAGTAAAAAAACGTTTGCATGAAGTAAATTTTGTTTTGCGGAGAGAATGGGAACT
Proteins encoded in this region:
- the tilS gene encoding tRNA lysidine(34) synthetase TilS, giving the protein MLKLFTEFIKKENLFEKNDKIILAVSGGIDSIVMCDLFYNAEFNFSIAHCNFGLRGQESDMDELFVQQTAHKYKVSFFSELFETKKYSEENKISIQMAARELRYGWFNWLTETTNYKYVAIAHHFDDVVETFFINILRGTGISGLHGIATKNKKIIRPLLFAKRKDIEEYVLKNKLKFREDSSNNENKYVRNKIRHDIIPVFKKIHPEFDNTIKSNIERVKDVEEIYKNEIEKVRKNLLIINKNYISISIEELKKVNPLRTYLYELLSPFNFNFSNIQNIIENLDDISGKQFLSSTHRLIKDRSELIITKINDEQKNEYLINLDDTLIEVPLKISISKAAFNKNAEILKNKNIATFDADKLSFPLKIRKWENGDYFYPFGMKNRKKLSDFFIDEKFSLVEKENTWVICSENKIAWLAGHRIDDRFRVDDKTKNIVILEIL
- a CDS encoding OmpA family protein translates to MKKIIFLSVLLFINVSFVIGQLDVRTFKTKYSKAEDLIDAENFDAALPIFQELDSLNPNNSNIQFKIGLCYFNLPVNKELSIPYLKKASANVTAEFNGEYNEKKAPAHTLYFLGKIYLITYKLDDAIDCFKKFRTYLRVGTNDDLIEDTERQIEMCYNAKKIIKNPINIKIEDMGASVNTMFPEYSPVISHDQKTLIYTSRRERSTGGLKDVEGKYYEDIFISKKDTSGKWKKAQSIGSAINTPSHEASISLSKDGKQLFIYKGEINNGDIYVSKARGSTWATPIDLGTTVNTKYHETHASLSPDGKILYFVSDKPGGYGGKDIYASELNLDGKWGEAINLGPEINTKYDEDSPFILDDGVTLYFSSTGHESMGGYDIFRSKLLPDGYWTTPENIGFPINTTDNDVFYDPADDGIHAYYSSSKNEGFGEQDIYMITILKQKEKNILLIGTVNDALSFKPLDANIEITDNNKKAVIANFKADKKGMFSITLPKEINYTITATYPDYNNYTEIFDIGKDTVTTIIKNISLQKPMIAVESKTAIKAFKTEDYEIGEKIILKNVFFDFDKATLRQESVTELQNLVNLLNQLPTFVIEISGHTDNVGLAEYNKTLSKKRAEAVVDFLAEKGISKSRLTYKGYGSEQPIATNSTAEGRQQNRRTEFKILSK
- a CDS encoding tetratricopeptide repeat protein, whose amino-acid sequence is MQKKNNKKRVVPPKTVPIVKQKRGESIYLYLKIFIILLLTAAVYSNSIKNDFITSWDDYPIVMDNPLIKSISAENIKTFFSTKTFVGANYHPVTVLSYAIDYHFFKLDPHKYHLMNLIFHLLNVLLVFILVYIITKRDSAAIIVSLFFGIHPMHVESVAWIAERKDVLYTLFFIISLIFYVMYIKKNKNYFYLFLSLIAFLPSLYSKPAAVCMPGVIILLDYYYSRKLNAKLIVEKIPYFILAFIFGVITMNAQKQFGAFNTLVAYNFVDRIFMACFSLIFYIYKMLAPLGLAAMHYYPFKNNGFLPFTYYLSALVIISILFGVYKFKNYRKLLAFGFLFYFVTIALVIQVVPVGNAIVAERYSYIPYIGLFFIVGQLYSNIEDKKLKLMKFVKFSFIGLLFIYTIFFSFSTWQRNKVWKDCVTLFVDGAKKYPLNSEAHSQVASAKMKIKDYEGVIEAATKAININKNCINALYNRGMSFYYLKKYNEAIQDYTDAIRIKPQYIEVYNNRGLARQYVNDIKGAIEDYSKAIELKPDYMEAYINRGALKSNTGDFQGSLEDYYKGLALNPNVPEIYNNIGFSLFSLKQMKEANSYYSKAIQLNPNFMMAYFNRGNVKFYTSEFRSAIDDYNEALKIDNTYSNSYVNLGLAKYRLNLKSEACNDWQKAINMGNSQGTMMYKTYCK